TAAAgattcaataaaaaaataaaaaaaaatagcagCTCCACCACTTGTTTTGGTATACATCTGGTGGAGGAAATATGTCCTGCATAAATTCACAAGGTCAATGGAAATTGCACATCTTATTGAAATGTGACATATCATGTTTTTTTGAATGGTTTTGTGGTATGAATTGTTTTTCTTCAGACATTAAAGTTAAACAGAGAAGCTGCAATAAAGGCAGAGAAGACCATGTCTAAGAGCACATACgaagaagaggaagatgaggaggaggatgagcaTCTCCCCAAGACTGGGATGTCAAAGTGGGTATCATGTATATTGGAAGATAACATTGGTAACACTTTTATATAGGCCCACTGTAGGGCTGGGCAATATGAAGATATATATTGTGTGACGATAGAAAAAAGTATATCGCTTCATATTATGCTCTATCGTTGATTTCGTTGTCGCAAATCACACTGCAATATTTTTTGTCAATTGGGTGACGCTGTGTGGAAGGAAATTTGCCCCCATTGATAAAGgtccgtagtagggtgctcccatAGAGGGCATGGATTTCTGGAACACCGCTAAGTGTATTTAGGTTACCAGGTGCcgattttcaatcaccaggtgcacggctgTGAAAAGTGGGGACTTTTTTCGACCAAATTCTGTAATTTTCAAAAAATGATTAAAAATACTTCCCGAAGGGCTAGAGGTCCCAAATTTCGTCTCATACCCTCTCTCTCAATGGGCAACAAGTAGAGCATGTAAAAAAACAATTCGCATCCACAGGAACCTATGCTCCCGGTAACATGCACTTTTTTTCCAAAACTTAAAACACGATTTTCTATTAAAATGTTTTATACAAAAACGGTTTTAATTAAATGAAAATGCTCGTCTATGTGTGCCCTTCCAGATTGGATGTGTACTTTTTGATTTATTCACGTTTTGGTGTCCCGGAATTTGACCCACAATTGCGGAGCACACATTCGCCCTTTCAGATTCGGGGCTTCCATCGATAAATTGGCCTGCCCGGTAAATACACACTCAGTGCCGGGGTAAGCAGACAGGTACCGGCGCGAAATCAGAAACCTGGTTTTTGACAACAAGACTTCCATGTCCTAGAGAGACGGGGGTGGTGTCAAACTGTTCAGCCCGAATAGAAAATGAGTAATGGGCACTTTTGAGGGATGTGAGCCCCTCGGAACCATGGTACTTTGGACATTTTCCGCCGGCGACCGATTTAGTGGGTTGACCAGCCCCTTCGGCGCCCGATTTGTCCTAACTTTTGATCCACGTTTCCCAGCTTGGTGGTGGGAGGATATTGAGCCTTGTCCTGGGCAGGTGCTCTATCCCAGCTATTACCTTGTGGGTTTGGTTCATCAATGACCATGGTTCTGGTCCAATGAAGGTGCCCCGGTGAGGACTAGCTCTCCAGTCCAGTCCCACTCTTGGTTCACGGTGCGTCTCCATGGTTCTCCTCTGTTGTCCAGCCAGTTTAATTTCCTCTGACCGATTTGCATTCGTTTTCCACCTGGGAGGGCCTCTATCGGCCGGCCTTTGGCTGGTGTTCTGATGGATGTTCTGTGGCAACATAAACAAACATGCAGGAGAGTGAACGTGGCATGGAGACACAGAGCTCGTACCTAAAAGAAGGGCTACTTCGGTCGCATGGATGTGGTTTGGGTATGAAAAGTCTGACACGGACCAGAAAACCGTCCTCTGCAAATTTAAGCTGCAGGCCGGTcctgacaacaggctcaaacaccactaacctcttaccacCTACCCAAAAATCATGTGAAACAGTACGGAGAGAGTCTACGGATGAGATCCAAAAAAGTACAGTCGAGTGCTCAAAACAAACCCCCGACTCAAACGTTGCAAGAGGCTTTTGCCCGCGGCACACCATATGGCAAAGAATCacggagatggaaggagagaacagctgcCATTACAACTTACGTCTGCAAAGACATGGCCCCAATTTACATGGTCGAGAAACGGGGGTTTCGTGAGTTTGTGCTAATACTCGACCCAAGGTATCAAATGCAaattgatatgtgacacgtattaatgccaaaatagcagctttagaagcttatgataggctcattaacataatttgagtcaattggaggtgtacctgtggatgtatttcaaggcctaccttcaaactaagtgcctctttgcttgacatcatgggaaaatctaaagaaatcagtcaagacctcaattgttttttgtagacctctacaagtctggttcatccttgggagcaatctccaaatgcctgacggtaccacgttcatctgtacaaacaatagcacacatttataaacaccatgggaccatgtagccgtcataccgctcaggaaggagacgcgttctgtctcctagagatgaacgtactttggtgcgaaaagtgcaaatcattcccagaacaacagcaaaggaccttgtgaagatgctggaggaaacgggtacaaaagtatctatatccacagtaaaacgagttgtatttcgacataacctgaaaggccgctcagcaaggaagaagccactgctccaaaaccccataaaaaagccagactacggtttgcaactgtgcatggggacaaagattgtactttttggagaaatgtcctctggtctgatgaagcaaaaataactttgtccataatgaccatcgttatgtttggaggaaaaagggggaggcttgcaagccgaagaacactatcccaaccgtgaagcacgggggtggcagcatcatgttgtgggggtgctttgctgcaggagggaccggTACATtttacaaaataaatggcatcatagggcctcctgggtggcgcagtggttaagggtgctgtactgcagcgccagctgtgccaccagagactctgggtttgcgcccaggttctgtcgcaaccggccgcgacctggaggtccgtggggcgatgcacaattggcctagcgtcgtccgggttagggagggtttggccggtagagatatccttgtctcatcgcgcaccagcgactcctgtggcgggccgggcgcagtgcacgctaaccaaggttgccaggtgcacagtgtttccttcCTCCGGGttggttggatgcgcgctgtgttacgaagcagtgcggcttggttgggtggtgtatcggaggacgcaagactttcaaccttcgtctctcccgagcccgtacgggagttgtagcgatgagacaagatagtagctactaacaattggataccacgaaattggggagaaaaagtggtaaaattataaataaatagcatcatgaggaaggaaaattatgtggatatattgaagcaacatctcaagacatcagtcaggaagttgaagcttcgtctcaaatgggtcttccaaatggacaatgaccccaagcatacttccaaagttgtggcaaaatggcttaaggacaacaaagtcaaggtattggagtggccatcacaaagccctgacctcaatcatataggaaatttgtgtgcgagcaaggaggtctacaaacctgacttagttacaccagctctgtcaggaggcatgggccaaaattcacctaacttattgtgggaagctacccaaaatgtttgaccaaagttaaacaattttaaggcaatgctaccaaatactaattgagtgtatgtaaacttctgacccgctgggaaggtgatgaaagaaataaaagctgaaatcattcgctctactattattctgacatttcacattcttaaaataaagtggtgatcgaaactgacctaagacagggaagttttactatgattaaatgtcaggaattgtgaaaaactgagttttaaatgaatttggctaaggtgtatgtaaaaacttccgacttcaactgtaggtttaATTGTATACATTTGAATCTGAGTTTCTTCAACTGTACATTAGGCCTATAACTGCACATTTTAGGCCTATTATTTTGTTTGCAACTATAGTTTAACCTTTTTTTAGATTTTATTAATATTTTATTGCAAACTTAAATAGAAAATTTGCACCAAGGTTctaaataaacagagaaataataAATATGAGTAAGTACCTTTTATTTGTTGAGTATAATTCAAAATGTAATAagaaataggcctttacatgtGGTCATTTTTTATAAACTATTAATTGAATTTACAGAATATGCTATATCGTGATGTGTATTGTTATCGGGATATGAAATGACCTATATCGGGATATGAGATTTtagccatatcgcccagccctagccCACTGTATTAGATCATCTCAGAGCCCAGAACCAAACTGTGTCTTATGACAGACTATAGGTCATATGTCATATAAAAGTGTACTTTTTTCCAGAAAATATGTCCAAGCCTTTGCAAGACTGTTCTTCAGTGTTCTAATGGTTTGTTAacattgtatttctgtttttctaaCTTCCCCCAGGCAAGATCCCAATACTTCAGAGGTAGCCATGACAGAAGGTTGTTTTTGTTGTATCAGTTTCAATCCAAGATGTCCTGTATCGTCACTTATGTCAACTTTCAGATGGTCTCATAGGACGAACCCTGTGGTTATGTCACTCACAATATTCCTGTTTTTATGCTGTAGATGGGACTGCAGAGCAGTTTGAGTTTCAGTATGGACTGGAGGGACCAACATTTAAGAATGAGAATGGGGAGGTGAGTTGGCACTTAAGGCAAATTAGTGATCGAATGAGCAGGTTGTTTTTTTGCTGTCTCCTACCTCTTTCACTCTTGTAGTTAGCGACAGTACCTTTGCTCTTTTCTTCTACTCAAAAGCCCTTTTCTCTGTGCAGTGTTCCAAGAGCCATCTGTCCATCATCAAAGTGGAACAACTGGACCCCCTTCTCCCTGAACAAAACAGTAcgtttgtgtgcatgtctattATAACAGAAGAATAAAGGACCGTCATATTAGGAGGTGTGTTTGGACTGGGATAAGTCAACCTGTCTACATATCCAATGTGCACTTATCAGTAGTCAACTCAATTCTTTCCCCAGACTCCAGCTGTAGTTCTGGGTCACCTGGGGATCCTGGGCCTCCTGGCTCATCTGGTTTTGGGTCCAGTATGAGTCCAGCTGCACAGTTCTTCAGGAAGTGCCACCAGGCAGGCTGCACACAGTTCATCTTCTCTGAGTTTGCCTCCcgcctcaacactatcactgagAGGATTTCATCCCAGCAGGCCAGCGAAGAAGGTGAGACAGAATAATACAATAGACTACTATTAAATACATTGGATGGGGACTGTAGTGTTGGCTAACTAAACCGGTGCATGCAATTATGAAGAGCATTTGCAAACAATGTTATTGAATTGGGACTGGAAAACTGTTTGCACTTTTTCAAAGTGCACTTGTCAACTGTACCATTGTCCATTGTGAAACTGAgcttgtaatatatatatatatatatttttttaaacatttttgccaGTATAGATATTAACAAAATATCCTGTGTCCACAGATTTCAACCTCACCCTGAAAGTGCTGGAGGCCTCTGGGATGCTGCCAGAGATCTTTGCAAAGAGAGACCAAGGTAAATTATTTAAACATCCACATAAAGAACAGAATACACTCTTTGTGGTGCGTGGAATAAAGTCCCCATAAGTTAGTTCCTCGTATAGGAATTCTGGTTCGGAAGCATGAGTAACCTTGCCTGACACCAGAAGACCTACGTTAGCTCCCCGAGCTAATGCTtaagctcagtgggctaacacagtTATGTGGGATGCAGGAGACCCGTCGTGCTCTGATCTGTAACACCCGCATGCATTATGACCTCAGCACTGACTAGACACAGTCAGTGCCCAGAGAATTCATTTCACCCTAATGCCCTGTTTCTTTTCCTTTGTTCAGAAATGGAGAAGAGACtgaaggatctgcagagagagactgaagcGGTGAGGACtgcaaggtctgccatgagagatGCCTGTGTCATGAGCTTCACCCTATCATGACGGATCACTGCTGAAGATAAAAGCGGTTCTATAAGACGTTATAACTAGGGCCTGGAGTTTTCCCTGACCGGACTAGGAATGTATAGGACCTGAAGTTTTCCTGGTCCGATCATGTGGACAGGAAAAACCTCACACCCCAGTTTTAGTAGAATGTAAATATTTGAAACCTTTTATATTTGCCATATTTTTCTACCTTTGTGTTCAAACATTTTAACTCTGATATTTGAAAACAGTTTGTTGTACCCTGGCTACTGAGATGGGTGATATTATACTTGAAGTGAGCAATAGGCGATATAATCTTGTGACATATATTGGTTCTGGGTTCCAAGGTTATTGGTGTTGTATTGATGTTAGTAGGTGATCTTTTGTGTCCATCTGTGCTATGTACTTTGTGCTTACTAACCCTTCACAGGTTAAATATGTccttatacagtatgtgtgaacCACTGTATGGTTACTGTAAGACATTTATTTGGAATACACTGTAATATAGCATACTTGAGGAAAGTTGAACGCATTAAACTTATGTAAATGAGTCATGCGATGACATTATGTCAGATCTGAAATGTCCTGTAAACAAACTTTTTCTATTAGTCATTTCTAAAGTAACTGCTCTGCTTTTGGATGACAGTGGAATGGGAGGTGTTTGTAGGCAGTAAACAAGTGAAGGTATGAGATGGGGACATTTAAACAAATCCTAAATGCCATCATTCTTTGTTTATGGATTTTTAAATGGGAATATCAGTTCACATCCagaattgactgaattgaaatggtaCATTAGTTTGACAGCAATTAGCCTAGTAGCAAATATTGTGGTTGTAGTAGCAGCGTTTGAGATATTACTTGTTGGCACAACGCCCTCTTACACCGAAGTATACTGAAACTAGCCCCAGCCCAGACTTGTCAGAGCACACCATGCAATAGCAATCAGTCGGTATAATCGAGAACTATCAGCAAATCAACATTTCATATCGTGGTGTAGATTTACTGTATTGACAATGACATTAACGCGAGATCACATTTCCAGCATGGCCGACAAGAGGACCTTCGTTGACCGAGGACGCAAAATGGCAATTAAGAAATAAATGAGCATTGCATTTGCAGCTCATAAATGAATTAAAGCAATTAAAACATAGTTTTAAATGTTAAGTTACCTCAACGAGCTCCGGCAACTCGTGTTCAGATGGCTAGCTTGACTGACATTGCTAGCCCGCGGGCGCATTCCAGATGGATTTAATTGCCTCTTCATTTATGGGTGTACTACAACGCTTGGATAGTTAACATAACAGTTTATCATAATTGGTTCAGATGATTTATTGGCCTCTACATGTATTTTTTACAAATCCAAAATCACTATTGCAGGTTGACCAACGGTTCCTGACCGAGGTAAAGCCAGTTTCAGGTTGGATATTCGCCTATAGTTGTCTTTTATGTCCACCAACAGCAGAGAGTGAGCTAGTGAGGTGGGCTGCAGTGGGTTTGctggtcaatacatatactgaacatgTAACCACAGTAATAGTGGCCAGTAAATCAatgaataaaaatgtaatattgaCAAATTAAACAAAAATTGTAGATCTTTAATCTTTTCCAACATGTCAACAGACAACTTCAATTAAGTATGAAGCATTTCACAGTGTTAACTTTctctttatccctggttgatgtacatttCAGAGCCTCTTCAGTGTGGATGGGGTATAGCATACATTTACAACAAAGACAGCACTGCCAGTTTGTGGTTTTTACTCTGTTGAACTCTTTTGTCTTCATTCCTAGGCACAGCACATGGAACCACCGTTGGCATGTAAAACATTCAAACAAAACAAAGCGTAACACGTTATAAATAATATCAAATATCATTGCAGAATGACGAATTAGCTGTCCATTGTGTTATATCATAAATGGTCACTGTTGTCAAAAGATTATAAACATGTTAAATAATGTTACTAACCCAGTCAGTCTTTGGGCCACATCCAGGTTCTTTATCAGTGGCACACATGAAGCAGTTGTAGGCTTTGTTGAACTCTGAAATCATATGGCTGTCCCACACAACTACATAAAAATAAagaatttacatttactttgaatTAAATGTCATTTACATACCAG
Above is a genomic segment from Oncorhynchus nerka isolate Pitt River linkage group LG1, Oner_Uvic_2.0, whole genome shotgun sequence containing:
- the LOC115121272 gene encoding uncharacterized protein LOC115121272 isoform X2, whose translation is MSKSTYEEEEDEEEDEHLPKTGMSKQDPNTSEVAMTEDGTAEQFEFQYGLEGPTFKNENGECSKSHLSIIKVEQLDPLLPEQNNSSCSSGSPGDPGPPGSSGFGSSMSPAAQFFRKCHQAGCTQFIFSEFASRLNTITERISSQQASEEDFNLTLKVLEASGMLPEIFAKRDQEMEKRLKDLQRETEAVRTARSAMRDACVMSFTLS
- the LOC115121272 gene encoding uncharacterized protein LOC115121272 isoform X1, whose translation is MESRSRDRKKSHTWKYFNEISSESVTCKLCAAVLKRTSGSTTSMLNHLERIHHLSLRHIKTQRELMAAVRGKTPTLKLNREAAIKAEKTMSKSTYEEEEDEEEDEHLPKTGMSKQDPNTSEVAMTEDGTAEQFEFQYGLEGPTFKNENGECSKSHLSIIKVEQLDPLLPEQNNSSCSSGSPGDPGPPGSSGFGSSMSPAAQFFRKCHQAGCTQFIFSEFASRLNTITERISSQQASEEDFNLTLKVLEASGMLPEIFAKRDQEMEKRLKDLQRETEAVRTARSAMRDACVMSFTLS